The Molothrus ater isolate BHLD 08-10-18 breed brown headed cowbird chromosome 1, BPBGC_Mater_1.1, whole genome shotgun sequence genome includes a window with the following:
- the DSCC1 gene encoding LOW QUALITY PROTEIN: sister chromatid cohesion protein DCC1 (The sequence of the model RefSeq protein was modified relative to this genomic sequence to represent the inferred CDS: inserted 1 base in 1 codon), producing MEATARSSERAGAAMRSRAEVDATLQTAKLNPAELLPVVHCLSFGPQAGGGECCLLQLEPGLCAELEAGRSLIIRGEKDEHAVLCSKDKTYDMKIADTSNMLLFVPGCKTPEELKADQASCNIIHSQIAGFSKNYWELRRCRPKLKKLRKLLMEXPYEGPDSQKDQASTFSKYTTEDLLNLIQASEEEILHQLQVIDACKIEGYWRILDFDYEMKLLNHVTQLIDSESWPLSKVPLCACLEELGSLEPREMIEHILLSYGRKYVDDGEVFFEMHEDKICRAIAQMLLQNAVKFNLSEFQEVWQQSVPEGMTTRLDQLQGLALVDRSSRPETIFLLKVEDLPEDNQERFNSLFGIREKWTEVDITPYIQDLCAEKQTVGALLTKYARSSMLNGVKVYNSRRPIS from the exons ATGGAGGCCACGGCGCGGAGTTCGGAGCGGGCCGGAGCCGCCATGCGGAGCCGCGCCGAGGTGGACGCCACGCTGCAGACGGCCAAGCTGAACCCGGCGGAGCTGCTGCCGGTCGTGCACTGCCTCAGCTTCGGCCCGCAGGCCGGCGGCGGCgagtgctgcctgctgcagctggagccgGGGCTCTGCGCCGAGCTGGAGGCGGGGCGCAG cctaatAATCCGTGGTGAAAAGGATGAACATGCAGTGTTGTGCAGCAAAGACAAAACTTATGACATGAAAATAGCAGATACCTCAAATATGCTGCTGTTTGTTCCTGGTTGCAAAACTCCAGAGGAACTGAAAGCAGATCAGGCATCTTGTAATATTATTCATTCACAG ATTGCTGGTTTCTCCAAGAACTATTGGGAATTAAGGAGATGTCGACCAAAACTGAAGAAACTGAGGAAGCTTTTGATGG ATCCATATGAAGGGCCTGATAGTCAGAAAGATCAGGCTTCAACGTTTTCAAAG TATACAACAGAAGATTTGTTAAATCTGATTCAAGCAAGTGAGGAAGAAATACTCCACCAATTGCAGGTCATAGATGCCTGCAAAATTGAAG GATATTGGAGAATTCTAGACTTCGACTATGAGATGAAACTCTTGAATCATGTGACTCAGCTAATAGACTCAGAGTCCTGGCCTTTGAGTAAGGTtcctctctgtgcctgccttGAAGAACTTGGATCTCTAGAACCCAG agagatGATAGAACACATTCTTTTAAGCTATGGCAGGAAATATGTTGATGATG GGGAggttttctttgaaatgcatGAAGATAAAATATGCAGAGCTATAGCACAAATGCTTTTGCAAAATGCAGTTAAATTCAATCTATCTGAGTTTCAAGAAGTCTGGCAACAGAGTGTCCCTGAGGGGATGACAACAAGGCTTGATCAGCTTCAG GGCTTGGCTCTTGTGGATAGAAGTTCAAGACCAGAGACCATCTTTCTGCTGAAAGTGGAAGACTTACCTGAGGACAATCAGGAAAGATTCAACAGCTTATTTGGCATACGGGAAAAGTGGACAGAAGTGGATATTACCCCTTATATACA AGACTTGTGTGCAGAGAAGCAGACTGTTGGTGCTCTTCTGACAAAATATGCTCGCTCATCAATGCTGAATGGTGTTAAAGTTTATAATTCTAGAAGACCCATCTCATAA